ACCGAAAAGTATATCTTCATTATCTTCAGAAAGGAATAAATGTGCTAGGTAATTCATGCAGCCTTTTGTGTATACTTTACCACTTCTACACCAAAACTTCTTAAAAACTCTACTCCTTCGTCTTTGGGTATGCCTTTATATTCTGCATAGGAATTAAGGAAAAAGACTTTTTTTATTTTCATAGAATAGATAACTCTAGCACAAGCTATGCACGGTGAAAGTGTCACATACATAGTTGCACCATCTACCTTACCCCCATTTTTAGCGGCATACAGTATGGCATTTTGCTCAGCATGTAAAGCCAAAGAACAGCTCCCTTTAGAATCTCTTGGGCAACCTTCTTCTCCAAAATCTACATCACAGTTATGTGTACCACTTGGTGGCCCATTGTATCCTATTGAAATAATACGTGTTTCACTAGTTAACACCGCTCCTACTTGAGCTTTTACGCAATGCGACCTTTTGGCCAAATTGATAGCCAATTCCATGAAAATATCATCAAAATCGGGTTTGTCTTTATTCATAAATTAAATACCTTAAAAAACCATTACTCTTTTAACTATTGAAACCCCTTCTGTTTGCATTCTCACAATTAGCATTCCGGTGGGTATGCCTAAATCAGCTGCCCGCACTACGGTACTGGGGTAATCTTCAAACTCTTTATAAGCCACAGGCCTACCCAAAACATCATAAAAACTTAGGCTAAAGTCTTGAAATTTGGGAAGTAAAATTTGAAATGCTATATCTTCCTTTCTACCTGGGTTACTTATTATTCTTAGTTCTGCCACTTCATTAGTTGGCAGTAAAAATTGGCTATTTAAAACCATCCGCCTTCGTCTAGGGCTTAATTCTAAAACAGCTCTTACGCGAGCTTTTTGGTCTTCTG
This sequence is a window from Arcticibacterium luteifluviistationis. Protein-coding genes within it:
- a CDS encoding deoxycytidylate deaminase; this translates as MNKDKPDFDDIFMELAINLAKRSHCVKAQVGAVLTSETRIISIGYNGPPSGTHNCDVDFGEEGCPRDSKGSCSLALHAEQNAILYAAKNGGKVDGATMYVTLSPCIACARVIYSMKIKKVFFLNSYAEYKGIPKDEGVEFLRSFGVEVVKYTQKAA